GTACGTAAGAGATAGTCTCCTTTTTCTAATGTTTTCTTCGTCCAAAAACCTTCGAAAGTTGAGATTTCATCATGCGTAAGTTTTATATATTTCGATATGTTTTCTAATAAAGCACTTTCGACCATATAAGCATTCCTTTTTCGTTTGCAAAATATCAATTAATAAGTCGTTACTGCTCTTCAAGTATTTTTTTTAAAGATTTCAAATCGCTCACTACATCTTGCCCATCTTTTTCAAATGCTTTATCTGTCAACTGCCTGAAATTGGCTTCCATGACCTGCTTCACATTGTTGGCTCCGGTTTCAAAATTTTTCCAGCCGGCGTGTAAACGCCGACAACCTGGACTACCCATTTTAATACATTCTGGATGATATAGCTGGTCCAACTTTACGATAGCTTTGCGGTTCATTAATACGTTCATTTTATGGATTTCAAGATCGAAAAAGCTATGTTGAAAGATGTCGGCATAGCTGCGGATTTATTCAACCAGTACCGCGTTTTCTACCGCCAGGCGCCGGATTACGAGACATGTAAAGCATTTATCCATGACCGTTTGCGGCAGGAACAGTCGCATATCTTTTTGGTATACGTGGAAGGCCGGCCGGCCGGGTTCGTCCAGCTGTACGAGCTTTATCATTATATCAGGCTTGGAAAGCAATGGTTGCTCAGCGATCTGTTCGTTCACCCCGATTTCCGCGGGAGGGGGCTTTCTGTGGCGCTGATCGACCGGGCCAAGCAATGGTGCGATGAAACCGGCGCCTGCGGGCTGATGCTGGAAACCGAAAAAACGAACGACATCGGTAACAAGCTTTATCCCCGCTGCGGCTTCGAATATGATGGGGCGCATAACTACTATTATTGGTGGAAATAAACCGGCCTTCCTGTCACACTACTGTCAATTAAGCCACCTCTATCCTACCTCTTAGTCACCCTTTAGCCACCTATGAGCCTCCTTATATAGGAGGTAGCTCCTGCATGCCTTTTAAACGGTGAGATACCGGTTTATTGTTTATTCATAATACATAAATCTATCTATCATGGCGACCTTACACTCATTGATTGACTTTACCGGCACTATTGGAAATGTTACGGCGTTCAAGCGGAACGGCACGGGCAAAACCTATCTGCGCCAGGCCAGCGGGCCTACCCGGAAGCAAATCCTCCATGCGCCGGCTTTCCAGGTGACCCGGGAGCTCAACAATGAGTTCAGGGCCTGCACCATGCTGACCGCGGGCATCCGCAGGGCGATATTCCCCCTGAAGCATCTCGGCGATGCCAATTTCACGGGCGCGCTGAATAAACTCGCCAAGAAAATACAAACGCTGGATACCGAAGGGATCCGGGGCGAGCGGAATATTTTCCTGTCCCGCCACCGGCATATGCTGACAGGATGCAGCCTCCACCAGGAACGCCCCTTCGATGGCATCCTGCGACATCCTGTAACCGTACAAACCGACCGGGCCAATGCTTCCGCCAATATCATCATCCCCGCGTTAATACCGGACGTCAACCTCTTCCTGTCAGGAAAAGGATTGTTCACCCGCTTCGTTATCACGCTATCCACCGTGGGCGATGTCGTTTATTCGGGCAAAACACCCCATCGCCAGGATCGATACCAAATGACGCATCACCACACCCCCTGGCTGCATATGGAAGACTCCGCAGATGCCGCCACGATCCCGCTTCAACTCGCCCCCGGCATCCCCGAGCAAGTGTCCCTGGTGCTCGGTATCGGCATCGAAACCGGCCGGCCCGACCGGTTTGGGGAGATGGAACTGATGAAGAAAAACGGCTCGGCGAAAATTTTAGAGGTGTTTTGACATTGACCTTCCATCACGGATAACCGTATAAAAAAATGGCCTGTCCGAAGACAGGCCATTTTTGCCATCACCGGTAATTCATTTTGCGTCCGCCGCCACCAGCTCCCATCCGCCGCTGCCGCAACGATTCTTAAATACGGCAAATCCCGCGCTCCAGTCGCTCCATTGCCCGCAGCTGTTTTTAATCCTGAACAGGAAGGAAATCGGCAGGTTGGGGTCCGCCGGGTTGTACGTTAACCGGAAACCCGCGTTGCTCACGCCACTGCACACGAAATACCCCGTGTTCCAGGTGATGGAATACGTCGCCGATCCGGGAGGGTACACCTGCCACTCCACTTCCGTGATGCTCCGCGCAGCCAGGATGCTGCAGGCGCTGGTGGGACTTGTAGCGTAATAATCCGCCAGTCCTACGTCGAAGGTGGTACCGGATTCGCAAGCACCGTTCTTGATGACTTTTATTCCCTCTGTGGAAGGAACCGGACAAACCGCCGCTTTGCCGGGATCCGGGGCGGGCGTCAATAATTGGGCATGCAATCCCAGGCAGCACATGCTGAAACAGGTCAACAGGAATAGTCTTTTCATAACTGAAAAAATTAGGGTAAGAGAATAAGGGTGAAAAAAGGGTTATTGTCTGCGTTCACTGTGGCCGGCGATCCGTTCGCCGGCATACATGGAAAATAATTATTTCTCCCGTTTCTACCAAATCCTGCATTACCATCCTACTCCCGCACCAACAAGACCGGCGCATCCAGGTCGAACGTGAGGCGTTGCCCCAGCCAGTTGATCCACATGATCCCGTCATATATCAACCCTTCCACGAATTGCACGGGGAAAGGGCCGGATTGGATGGAAGGGGCGCCGTCGGGGGAGAGTTTCCGCAACTTCGTGATGTAGATTGATGATTTGAATTGTTCGTTGAATTCGCTTTTCCGTTCAATCTTCCGCACATTCACCGTATCGCGCACATCCACACCCAGGCGCGGCAAATGCTTCGCATTCAGCCGGAAAACATCCTTGCCCGCGCCGCTGTCCAGCGAGCATTGCAGGCGCAGGCTGTCGTTCACCATAAAATAGGCGAATATCGTCAGTGACTTATTCCGGGATTGTTCCAGCTGCA
Above is a genomic segment from Chitinophaga pollutisoli containing:
- a CDS encoding GNAT family N-acetyltransferase; translation: MDFKIEKAMLKDVGIAADLFNQYRVFYRQAPDYETCKAFIHDRLRQEQSHIFLVYVEGRPAGFVQLYELYHYIRLGKQWLLSDLFVHPDFRGRGLSVALIDRAKQWCDETGACGLMLETEKTNDIGNKLYPRCGFEYDGAHNYYYWWK